A genomic stretch from Candidatus Sysuiplasma jiujiangense includes:
- a CDS encoding GNAT family N-acetyltransferase: MAEWVKPVTLKSRHLTVRPMNIDDSDALSRIIEVGDYALLRQGGPENNTAEAFRSYFQGIIGEPGRLEFVIIDNGTGKMAGHTGYLDIREHDRALEIGHTVLARQFRGGYVNPESKYLLLSHAFETLNAVRVQIKTDTRNVRSQKAIEKIGAVREGILRSHDITAYNVVRDVVMYSVISGEWPSVKQKLIERIEQTS, encoded by the coding sequence ATGGCTGAATGGGTTAAACCGGTAACGCTGAAAAGCAGGCATCTCACTGTCAGGCCCATGAACATCGATGATTCAGACGCGCTGAGCCGAATTATCGAAGTGGGCGACTATGCCCTTCTGAGGCAGGGCGGACCGGAAAACAATACGGCCGAGGCTTTCAGAAGTTATTTTCAGGGTATTATCGGCGAACCAGGGCGTCTCGAATTCGTCATAATAGACAACGGTACGGGGAAGATGGCCGGTCATACGGGTTATCTCGATATCAGAGAACATGACAGGGCACTGGAAATCGGGCACACCGTTCTTGCCAGACAGTTTCGAGGCGGATATGTCAATCCGGAGTCCAAATACCTGCTGCTGTCGCATGCTTTTGAGACACTGAATGCCGTCAGAGTCCAGATCAAGACAGACACCAGAAATGTGAGGAGTCAGAAAGCGATTGAAAAGATCGGCGCAGTCAGGGAGGGCATACTCCGTTCACATGACATCACTGCATACAATGTTGTCAGGGATGTTGTCATGTACAGCGTCATTTCAGGCGAGTGGCCAAGTGTGAAGCAAAAATTAATAGAGAGGATCGAGCAGACATCATGA
- a CDS encoding site-specific DNA-methyltransferase, with protein MQSSPKTEMTVPYRKCDLFPGPGQIAFYHGDAGAILREIVDERSVDVVVTSPPYNIGKPYGPYQDRLPREKYIDWIAEICTSVGRVLSDGGSFFLNLGQIPKDQFLPLEIALRLKENFHLQNTIHWVKSISVQKKDQVNGGTVTETVGHVKPLRSDRYLNDEHEYIFHFTLHGDVSIDKLAVGVPYKDKSNIGRWRSVRSDLRDRGNVWHIPYKTIQSRKQRPHPATFPVMLPEFCIKLHGLSKTRMVMDPFNGTGSTALACASLSRNYIGIDINSAYLDESFNAVNDFLREKRNRMS; from the coding sequence TTGCAGTCATCCCCGAAAACTGAAATGACTGTTCCGTACAGGAAATGCGATCTCTTTCCCGGACCTGGCCAAATTGCATTCTACCACGGAGACGCGGGCGCAATTCTCAGGGAAATCGTTGACGAGAGAAGCGTTGATGTTGTCGTCACATCCCCGCCGTACAACATCGGCAAGCCCTACGGTCCATATCAGGACAGACTGCCAAGGGAGAAATACATTGACTGGATTGCCGAAATATGCACATCTGTCGGCAGGGTGCTGTCTGACGGAGGTTCCTTTTTTCTGAACCTCGGCCAAATACCGAAGGATCAGTTCCTTCCTCTGGAAATTGCACTACGGCTTAAGGAAAATTTTCACCTGCAGAACACAATCCACTGGGTAAAATCGATATCTGTGCAGAAGAAGGATCAGGTAAATGGAGGCACCGTTACCGAAACTGTGGGGCATGTTAAGCCTCTGAGGAGCGACAGGTATCTCAATGACGAACATGAGTACATTTTCCATTTTACACTGCATGGCGATGTCAGCATTGACAAACTCGCAGTCGGTGTGCCCTACAAGGACAAATCGAACATAGGCCGATGGCGGAGTGTCCGGTCAGATCTCAGGGACCGTGGAAATGTATGGCACATACCATACAAAACAATACAGAGCAGGAAGCAGAGGCCGCATCCTGCGACGTTTCCCGTGATGCTTCCCGAATTCTGCATCAAGCTGCATGGGCTCTCAAAGACACGCATGGTGATGGATCCGTTCAACGGCACAGGAAGCACGGCGCTCGCCTGCGCTTCCCTGAGCAGGAATTATATCGGCATTGACATAAACAGCGCATATCTAGACGAGTCATTCAATGCGGTGAACGACTTCCTCAGGGAAAAAAGGAACAGAATGTCCTGA
- the proC gene encoding pyrroline-5-carboxylate reductase, whose protein sequence is MKWNVAVLGAGKIGEAVARCLSASDLTASVTVTKRNPSTLKLEDRKILISDRNDEACKRSEIVVIAVKAGDAMKLISQIGEHVRGKLVISLMAAISIDRLQQHLPESKIIRAMPNIAASIGESITAFCVGRTVTDEERRTGISVLGTFGDTVEVKESQMDAVTALSGSGPAYIAIIIDAMISAGLKVGLSREIAFRLVTRTLTGTADLLNRHPLHPAELRDAVTTPAGTTIAGIYELEKGSVRTSIMNAVEAATEASKKVALRFDGEFNV, encoded by the coding sequence ATGAAGTGGAACGTAGCTGTTCTCGGCGCGGGAAAGATAGGGGAGGCCGTGGCAAGATGCCTCTCTGCCTCGGATTTGACTGCTTCTGTGACTGTAACGAAGAGGAATCCCTCAACCCTGAAACTGGAAGACAGGAAGATACTCATCTCAGACAGGAATGACGAAGCGTGCAAACGGTCGGAAATTGTCGTGATAGCTGTAAAGGCAGGCGATGCGATGAAGCTCATTTCACAGATCGGCGAACATGTCCGCGGCAAACTCGTCATTTCGCTGATGGCTGCAATAAGCATTGATCGGCTGCAGCAGCATCTGCCTGAAAGCAAGATAATAAGGGCGATGCCGAACATAGCCGCATCCATAGGCGAATCGATTACAGCGTTCTGCGTCGGCCGGACTGTCACGGATGAAGAAAGGCGCACGGGAATTTCCGTTCTCGGTACGTTTGGTGACACGGTGGAAGTTAAAGAATCGCAGATGGACGCTGTGACGGCGTTGTCGGGGAGCGGACCTGCATATATTGCAATAATCATCGATGCCATGATTAGCGCGGGACTCAAGGTAGGACTGTCGAGGGAAATCGCATTCAGGCTGGTGACCAGAACACTGACAGGAACAGCCGATCTGCTGAACAGGCACCCTCTGCATCCCGCAGAACTCAGGGACGCTGTCACAACTCCCGCGGGAACGACGATTGCAGGCATATATGAACTTGAAAAGGGATCGGTGCGCACCAGCATCATGAATGCAGTGGAGGCAGCCACAGAGGCATCTAAAAAGGTGGCCCTCCGGTTCGACGGAGAGTTTAATGTGTAA
- a CDS encoding DUF4147 domain-containing protein, translated as MSPSSVLREFLASRRGKAVRRFAAENAAELYCYGAGKASAGMLRALPASDFEFAGGQINCLENGRSGRISLKKCSHPLTSISSVKNTEAMIDEIDSLPESSAIIFLLSGGASAMLSVPIEPVAIEEKRNITEKLLMSAASIGELNCVRRHISDVKGGKLAKHCFPRKVQSLLISDVTGNRLEDIGSGPMCGDPTTVSDALAIMRKYDVTKMFSSERIDELASGKWETVRKGDRMLSSARNTIIADNSTAVSGIVSFARRNGLPAAVDSRRITSRTEAEVPGFIARARRALRGDGIFISGGEALVNVLSRGYGGRCQHFAIEAGMLLKKGEFVVALATDGHDGNTTNAGAVTSAIGRSEAACFLDSFNSGKFFDITGTSFRIGDSGTNVSDIYLYMRVNKRP; from the coding sequence GTGAGTCCTTCATCCGTACTCCGTGAATTTCTGGCTTCTCGCAGGGGAAAGGCAGTACGCAGATTTGCGGCAGAGAATGCGGCGGAATTGTATTGCTACGGAGCTGGTAAAGCATCCGCAGGTATGCTGAGGGCACTGCCCGCATCGGATTTCGAATTTGCGGGCGGGCAGATCAACTGCCTGGAGAACGGCCGGTCCGGGCGAATATCCCTGAAGAAATGCTCCCATCCGCTTACCAGCATCTCCTCTGTAAAAAATACAGAGGCTATGATTGACGAAATAGACTCCCTGCCTGAATCGTCCGCAATAATATTTCTGCTGAGCGGAGGAGCATCCGCCATGCTTTCCGTGCCAATTGAACCAGTCGCGATCGAGGAGAAAAGGAACATAACCGAAAAACTGCTCATGTCGGCTGCCAGCATCGGAGAGCTCAATTGCGTGAGAAGGCACATTTCGGATGTAAAGGGAGGGAAGCTGGCAAAGCACTGCTTTCCGAGGAAAGTCCAGTCCCTTCTCATTTCCGACGTCACAGGGAATCGTCTCGAGGACATAGGATCGGGGCCAATGTGCGGTGATCCCACAACTGTTAGCGATGCGCTGGCAATCATGAGAAAATACGATGTCACGAAGATGTTTTCCAGTGAAAGGATAGATGAACTGGCGTCCGGAAAATGGGAAACGGTCAGAAAGGGGGACAGGATGCTTTCGTCGGCCCGCAACACCATCATAGCAGACAATTCGACTGCCGTTTCCGGAATTGTGTCGTTTGCAAGGAGGAATGGCTTGCCTGCAGCCGTCGACAGCAGGCGCATCACTTCACGGACTGAAGCCGAAGTTCCGGGTTTCATCGCAAGAGCGCGGCGTGCACTGAGGGGGGATGGTATTTTTATCTCAGGCGGTGAAGCGCTCGTCAATGTCCTGTCCAGGGGTTATGGAGGGAGATGCCAGCACTTCGCCATTGAGGCAGGAATGCTCCTGAAAAAAGGGGAATTTGTCGTGGCCCTGGCAACGGACGGTCATGACGGAAATACAACTAATGCAGGTGCCGTCACGTCTGCCATCGGCAGAAGCGAGGCTGCCTGTTTCCTGGACAGTTTTAATTCCGGTAAATTTTTCGACATTACCGGCACATCGTTCAGGATCGGCGATTCGGGGACAAACGTCTCCGATATCTACCTGTACATGAGGGTGAACAAGAGACCCTGA
- a CDS encoding hydroxymethylglutaryl-CoA reductase, with the protein MKRISLPRGAGREETEERRRTIESETNTKLSHIAAGSFEPEAASKNCENFIGVAQVPMGVVGPLRIRGKKAKGDFFIPLATTEGALIATIARGCSVITDSGGAYSRVLKDEMTRAPVFRVEGIEHGIQTSKWIENNLLRLESEVKKVTQHGELMSALPFISGRTLHVRLSFRTGDAMGMNIATFASQRICDIVERETGAVTISVSGNVCTDKKPSAINYILGRGKTVVAEATIPERIVRRRLHATSAEIAETAYRKNLLGSAISLAYGFNSHFANMAAALFIATGQDAAQVVEASMGISTAEHIDGGLYVSIRLPSLEVGTVGGGTSLPTQREALQMIGCSGSGKAVKFAEIAASVILAGELSTLAAQARGELASAHMKLAR; encoded by the coding sequence ATGAAGCGCATTTCGCTTCCGCGGGGCGCCGGAAGAGAGGAGACAGAAGAGAGAAGGAGAACAATCGAATCGGAGACAAACACAAAACTTTCCCACATTGCAGCCGGTTCGTTCGAACCCGAAGCGGCTTCAAAGAACTGCGAGAATTTTATAGGCGTTGCCCAGGTACCGATGGGAGTGGTTGGTCCGCTGAGAATAAGAGGGAAGAAGGCAAAAGGGGATTTTTTCATCCCTCTGGCCACGACCGAAGGAGCGCTTATCGCAACAATCGCCCGCGGCTGTTCTGTCATAACGGATTCCGGCGGCGCGTACAGCCGCGTCCTTAAGGACGAAATGACCAGGGCTCCTGTCTTTCGTGTCGAAGGTATAGAACATGGTATTCAGACATCGAAATGGATTGAGAACAACCTGCTCAGACTTGAAAGTGAAGTGAAAAAGGTCACACAACATGGTGAGCTTATGTCTGCATTGCCGTTCATTTCCGGCAGGACACTGCACGTCCGCCTATCGTTCCGAACGGGCGATGCGATGGGTATGAATATTGCAACCTTTGCATCGCAGAGGATATGTGATATCGTTGAAAGGGAAACGGGTGCAGTCACCATTTCGGTTTCAGGAAATGTCTGCACAGACAAGAAGCCCTCTGCGATCAACTATATTCTGGGCCGAGGGAAGACGGTTGTGGCCGAGGCAACGATACCTGAGAGGATTGTGAGGAGGAGGCTGCATGCCACCTCCGCGGAGATCGCCGAAACTGCATACAGGAAGAATCTGCTCGGAAGTGCCATCTCCCTGGCCTACGGGTTCAACTCCCATTTTGCCAACATGGCCGCAGCGTTATTCATAGCCACCGGACAGGACGCAGCACAGGTGGTCGAGGCCAGCATGGGCATTTCCACTGCAGAGCACATTGACGGCGGACTGTATGTTTCCATCAGACTGCCTTCCCTTGAGGTTGGCACGGTAGGAGGAGGCACTTCACTTCCGACTCAGCGGGAAGCGCTGCAGATGATCGGTTGCAGCGGAAGCGGAAAGGCTGTGAAATTTGCCGAGATAGCAGCATCAGTAATTCTGGCAGGTGAACTGTCAACGCTCGCCGCACAGGCCAGGGGGGAACTGGCATCCGCCCACATGAAACTGGCAAGATAG